GTGCTAATTGAGAAGGGTAACTTGTCAGCTGAGACACAGAAGATCTTTAAGACCTCTCTTTCCTCTGCAATGCATGAGAGTCTTAATGCTGGCTCACAATTCTGGGATGCCCAAAAAACCCTAAAAACCTTGGCAGATGAAGACTACTTTAAAGAAAGTAGAGAAGAGGGTGGTTCTTCAGGATCAGATCTCCCCAAGGTTTTAAAAGCAATGACTTCAGAAAGTGACTCTCTAGGTCTTACTCCTAAAGAAGGATATGAACTTGCTCTCTCTGCACTTGGGGGATGCATATTCTATCTTAAAAAATGTCTGGTGGATCATGAGCTTCTTTCTATGGCTAACTTCCAGGAATATGTTCCAGTAGATGTAGAGATACAACAGTCAGAGAATGAATCAAATTTCTTTGCCCAAACGCACCAGCGCATGGTTCTGGATGGAGTGACACTGGCCAACCTTGAGATTCTCCAGAATAGTTCTACTGGAGGTACAGAAGGTACTCTGATTGAACAGTTGGACACCTGCTGTACTCCTTTTGGTAAGAGGCTATTAAAACAGTGGCTCTGTGGTCCCCTCTGTAATCCAGCCTCAATTAATGATCGGTTAAATGCTCTGGAAGACCTAATGGCTGTACCAGCTCAAGCTACTGAGGTTACAGAACTCCTGAAGAAACTTCCAGACCTTGAGAGGTTACTCAGTAAAATCCATAGTATGGGTACTCCTCTGAAGGGAAAAGACCACCCAGACAGCAGAGCAGTTCTTTATGAGGAGACTGTCTATAGCAAACGCAAGATTGCTGACTTCCTTTCAACGCTGGAAGGGTTCAAATCTATGCAGGAAATAGTGTCGGTTATGGAGTCCATCTCTGTAGGCTTCAAATCTAAATTGCTCCGGCAAATAGTGATCCTAAAAACAACAGGTGACGAGGGGTTGTTTCCTGATCTTAGACCTGAGCTAAAGCGCTGGGACACAGCTTTTGACCATCAAAAAGCACGTACAACTGGTGTGATTACACCCAAGGCTGGCTTTGACCCAGAGTATGATCAGGCTCTGAATGGGATCAAAGAATGTGAGGGAAATCTGCAAGACTACTTAGTTCGTCAGAAGAAGAGACTTGGCTGCAAGAATCTATCTTACTGGGGCACGGGACGGAACCGTTATCAAATGGAGGTTCCAGACAGTGTTTCTGAGAGGAGCATACCAGAGGAATTTGAGGTGCGGTCCACAAAGAAAGGCTGGAAAAGATACTCAACAAAAGAGATTGAGCATATGTTCTCAGAGCTGCAGGGCTGGGAGGACAAAAGGGATGCGTCACTGAAAGATTGCATGAGAAAACTGTTTTACAACTTTGATAAAAACTACAGAGACTGGCAGACTGCAGTGGAGTGCATGTCAGTTCTTGGTAAggagaaaaataatttgtttaaaactTTTCCCCCATTTTAGCATTATATAATTGCTCTTAAAAATGCTGACTGTAAAAATAGAAGATATTGCTGtgatatatttcaaaatatGAGATGGGGAATCAAATCAAAGAAGGAAGGCTTTATTGTCTTCTAAAGCAGTGTGATGTAGCCGTTTTAACAGTGAATGAGTTCATGGTAAGATGTAAGCTCACTAACTAAAGtctaaaatgtatgtaatgtgtGCGTTATGCATTTTAATGAACGTGGTTACCTAGATTTCCTGTAAATTCACTTTTCTAAGAAAATTGTTCATAAAACTGAATGTAGAATCAGAATTAACGTCAAACTTAAACATGCTTTAGTTAAATTCATGTTTTACCATCTTCTGGTTTAAGTCATGGTTAGGAGTCATTTAGTAAGTTATCTATTATTAAAATCtaattctttaaatatttaaatctttaattatttactttattcttttaattctcttttttggacaataaaaccaaatatattaaataggactattacatttttgttaaaaagcTTTTCACAATCCAAGTGCAATAGTGATTTATAGTGTCTGTGCTTTTGCAGATGTGCTGTTGAGTTTGTCCCGATACAGCCAGAGTGGGAATGGGCCGATGGCAAAACCAAACATTGTTCTGCCAGGAAGTAGCCCACATTGTTCCCCTTTCCTGGACCTAAGAGGTTCCCGGCACCCCTGTGTAACCAAAACCTATTTTGGTGATGACTTTATTCCGAATGACATCTGTATTGGTTGTCCTAGCAGTGAGGAAGAGGGGAGCGAAAACAAGAAGGCACTAGCCCCATGTGTACTTGTTACAGGGCCAAACATGGGAGGCAAGTCAACCCTAATGAGGCAGGTGAGTTTATTCTTGTGGACTGTTTGGGGCACAATTCTAATTGGTAAATATTTTAGTGTCAAATTTGCACTGatagatttgttttattgtagagTACTAGTTTTGGGGCTGTGGGAAGGATATTGGTTTAAGTAAATGCTACTTAAATGCTACTTTCTTTTTCCCCAGTAACTTTTTAAACCTCAAATTGGACAGAGTTTCTATTAGTATAGGGGAAAGGGTTGCTGTATAGCTTAATGTTATTTGCCTTTTTGACAACAGAAATGTAGTCCTATGCATTTTTTGCTGTAGTGTGGCCTGATTGTGATCTTGGCACAGTTGGGCTGCTATGTGCCCGCTGAAAGCCTGTGTCTAACCCCAGTGGACCGAGTATTCACTCGCCTCGGTGCCTCAGATCGGATCATGTCTGGTGAGTTGCCTGATATTTCTTATGCAGTGCAACTTGGACTGTTTAAGGTTCAATACGAAGAGCGAGATCACCTGACAGTCTGGATGTTCATGTTTACCTTTTGTCTCTAATTAGGTGAGAGTACTTTTTTTGTGGAGCTTAGTGAAACAGCCAGTATCCTCTTACATGGGACCACTCATTCACTTGTTCTTCTTGATGAACTGGGTAACACTTTTATGCTGTTTTTAACATATCCttagtgtgtttttgtctttaaatcCTGAAAAACACCTAACTACCCTTTATTCCACATTTAATTTGACTAACTATAGGCAGGGGTACAGCCACCTATGATGGCACAGCCATAGCAAGTGCAGTGGTGAAGGAACTTTCACAGAGGATCTGCTGCCGAACTCTGTTCTCCACCCACTACCACTCGCTGGTAGAAGACTATGCTCAGGACTCTGCTGTTAAACTTGGTCATATGGTGagtcttattttttcttttatttttttttagcacagaATGAGATTGATCACATGATTCATCTGTTTAGTTGAACAACAATTTCACATTGATCATACCACATAACGAAAGCTCAATTTAGTTAAGCACATTAAAAACAACTGCTCAACCACtatttttctgttgattttttttttatgaaggtgcattgtatttgtattttttttttaacttacagGTGAACCACGCAACATCATGCTAGTTGATAAGTTTTGCAGCTTTCATTAACATTTGTCTTATTAcagagggtaaaaaaaaatgcatctgtACACCAGGTACATTCGTCAAGAAAGGGAAACGTAAAGCTACCCCTTGTATATCTTGGATATACTGACTGATGATGACTGAGGCTTAAATTCAGTTGTGGTTTTTAGACTTGTAATACATCGATCACATTTGCACTCAGGCCTGCATGGTGGAGAACGAATGCGACGAGGATCCTAGCCAAGAGACCATCACTTTCCTGTACAAGTTCATCAGTGGTGCTTGTCCCAAGAGCTACGGATTTAATGCTGCCCGCCTTGCTGCTATCCCTGAAGAGGTGATTCAGTCTGGACATTGTAAAGCCCGTGAGTTTGAGAGGAGCACCTTGGCTCTGAGGATCTTCAAGTgagaaacactttattttattttaacagttagtATTAAAACAGGCTTTCTAGTAtgaaatgtgagatttacacttatttatattCTCTCTTTAGGAAAGTGTGTTCATTTGCAGAAGATCCCTCAGCCAGCTATGAACAGCTTGCCAGACTTGTTCAGCTGACTGGCAACCTGTACTAGAAGACTGTTGTACTCTGTATAAAATGGCTGTCTTCAACTGGAAAGTATTTTCACTAATATTGCCATGCTAATAAAGTTTACTCTCAAAAATGCACTCTTTGTCACTAGGAAACTAGACCTTTCATTGTTTCCAACATCTACATAATGATGAATTACGTCTAGCTGTCATGGAACATGCAATCAATTCAGGCTGTAAGAACCCAATGACCACATGCCCTTGTAGGAAAAAGCTGGGGTGGGGAATTTTCTCTAGGTCTTTCGTTTGGTTTAATCCTTTCAGAATATTTTAAGGAAAATGTAACTGTGAGGTGAATGGTGAAAAACCTAGAGTAGCAGTCATTACTGGGAAAAACAATCTGAGTGCTATTAACTGAGGCAGAATAATCCCAAGGAGGACAAGTTAGATGGATTATACAGTTATTAAAAAAGCAGTTAAACAGGGGTGTTTTCAAACATACAAATGATTCAGTCTTTACTCCACCAGGCTTGTGAAAACACTCATTTCTgcaatttaaacacattttcccTTTAATTATAAAACAAGCAAGGACAAAAAAACATGCTGGAAATTAGctactgtttttttatattcactttTCCTGATAAACCTTTCACAGAAAGAACAATACATTTTGTACCATTAGTACAATTATAGTCAAGTCTAAAAATGTACAACTCCcagaattaatatttaataaaataaaaaaggtgcaCATACATTTAAGATTTCAAAATACAAAACTACAAGTgagcttaaaaaacaaaataccattTAATTTGTCTAAAAATGCTGCTGGTCATATTTATCACCATACATACACCATAGTGTGGCAATACATTCTTGGATACAGGCACAAAGAAACTGGTGAGACTGCTCTTTCCTGAAAAGAACCAGCAATTGTTTACCAAGTTTCTTCTAGCACTACCCAAAATTAGTCAGTGTCTGAAGTCCACGTTTCATTCCATCACCTACCGCCTCTTGGAAAAGAAAGCAGGTGAATtactatgtttttttaaatatgtacaaGTATACTTACAGCTTGCATTGATAGCTGTTTTCTGAATCTATAATTGGTGAAATCATGACAAATagaattatttctaaaattattTAAGCACTTGATTGAGGAGTGTTTGGGATCCACCAGTCTGATCTGTTGAATCTGATCCACTATAAAGCCAACTCTCTTCTGATCCAATGAGAATTTACACTGAACAATGATAACATAGATCTTGCATGTgaacatctaaaaaaataaaaagtgccaTTGTATTCAAACATATAATTTGGTAATAGCAGCTTACAGAATCTGCTTATTTATGTCCGGATCGACCGATCCTCAAAGCACCAATGGcggtattattttaaaattggaGAACAGGGCAGCAGTAGATCCTTTAAATGGTATGGAGTCTCATGAGTACACCGACTCAGATGTGCTGCAGTGTGCTGGACTCTATAGGAGGAGCAGAGTCATACAGTGTGTCCGTATCATGTGTTGGCTCTCCAGCCAACGTGCACAGGTTTGATAACGTCCCTGCACCACAATCACAGAAAAACCTGTGGAGTAAAGACATTACACAGGTTACACAGAAAACAGGAGAACCAGTCTCACACtcaaaattattaattaatagaGGATTTAAAACCCAAATCCAGACTGAATTTGAGCAACCTAACCAATACTGCAGTGTGTGAATGATGGGACTGACCTATCATGTCTAATAAACTCTACATCATGTCCTTGATGACACTTTTTAATGCAATTCACACAAATTGCATTGCGGTCCGTTGTGTTACAGGTGTGACATCTGCATGAAGAAAAAGCAATTAAATTAGTTTGCTTAATTATACACCATCTATAATTCTTAACAAATTAATTACTAATGTTTTCCAAAAGAAGCTGAGCCTGAGCAATGGGGTTACCTGTAAAAATCATGCATTGGATAGCTGGTGTAACTGGAAATCTTATACAGGCACTGTCCACGGCTCACCGCTTTTTCAATGGCGTCTTGATTGTTCATTATCTTATTATCTGTGTTTAAggatgattatttattttaaaattctttcatAACCAACAAGGAGCTACAGTCTTGTCTATCCTCAACGTTTCCTCACCTTTCATTGTCACATTGATACCAGATGCAAGAAACAACCCACCAAAGCGGTTGTTAAAAATCTGATTTCCTTCTAAAGTTGCAGTTGCATGGTTTGTGATCTCTATACCTGTTTTACACATTCAAATGATTAGACAAAAGGCACATTTTTCACATTACCCTATAAGGATTGTAAGTACATTTTTGCCACAGACCTGCAGCAAAGCCATCAAATATCCTGTTTTTTCTCAGTACAGGGTGACTGTTGGTACTGATGAGGACCCCTGCCTGGGCATTCCTAAAGATGTCATTCTCCTCCAGCAACcctgaaacaaaaacattaaaacatatttaattaatttaaaaaataaaaaaacacctatGAAGAACCGATACAAAGGAGCCTGGTTAATGTTTTGCTCATGGCAGAAGCATCTGCTAGGCAAGCAGCATAGCAGCTTATGTACTATATACAAAGGATAGGACATTTGCTACATCTCTGTCCACCATGTTCTCATTAACTCAATTACTAAATACTCTCTTTGACTCTACATTCTAAACTATTTTCTAACCTTTCTAATCTAAAGAATGGCATGTAAAAGCAGGGCTGTGAGTAGAATTTGTATTGTGCAAAATCCAATGCAAAACAGAAATAGAGAGTTTGTAGTAATCCATATTTTCTCACACAGTAAAGGTTTGTGAACCATTTAGAAATTCCGATATTGCTGcttaaatatgacccaaaacatcattcGATTTTCAGACAATTCTGAAAGCAAAGTGAACACAAATCAAACAGATGAGCCaacaatattatatttcattattattattgagacaAATGATCCAGCATTACATATCTGTAACtcaaaaagtatgtgaacctctgCT
The Tachysurus vachellii isolate PV-2020 chromosome 6, HZAU_Pvac_v1, whole genome shotgun sequence genome window above contains:
- the msh6 gene encoding DNA mismatch repair protein Msh6 isoform X1 → MAKQSSIFNFFTKSPPAVAKTKSNPSPAEADLPSVSKSSSFPKEAAKQAAQSSKKSVGNSSRSVPKVGHVNTVGQTDTKLSSSFSFHAGDLVWAKLEGHPWWPCMMVPQPLTGQQMRGRGQDQRVHVHFFDEPATRGWVRTKYVREYKGSDSADAKVGGLFYSGKPVIRKALELADRVLQDSPDQRLKMPICMDASDEEAEDEEMMEAEKSTLSDDELSEEEVQMAKPSRRSLRPAAEHAQKPKRRRIVVASDSEGSGEEFKPDQAETSSEDEDEDGVVSDVEENAPESEPDSPVKPVKRKRVSEKTAKTKNTPVHSEIHKSNPVILAADTKSRLSAFSAPDSFESQGNAAGNLDATGVWDHEKLDWLQDGKRKDAQRKRQSDKNYDPTTLYVPEDFLNRVTPGMRRWWQLKSEMFDTVLFYKVGKFYELYHMDAVIGVNELGLTFMKGTWAHSGFPEIGFGRFSDVLVQKGYKVARVEQTETPEMMEARCKAMARPTKFDRVVRREVCRVITRGTQTYSVLDGAPSEAESKYLLSVKEKNQEENLGQCHVYGVSFIDSSVGRFYVGQFQDDRHCSRLRTLLAHYVPAQVLIEKGNLSAETQKIFKTSLSSAMHESLNAGSQFWDAQKTLKTLADEDYFKESREEGGSSGSDLPKVLKAMTSESDSLGLTPKEGYELALSALGGCIFYLKKCLVDHELLSMANFQEYVPVDVEIQQSENESNFFAQTHQRMVLDGVTLANLEILQNSSTGGTEGTLIEQLDTCCTPFGKRLLKQWLCGPLCNPASINDRLNALEDLMAVPAQATEVTELLKKLPDLERLLSKIHSMGTPLKGKDHPDSRAVLYEETVYSKRKIADFLSTLEGFKSMQEIVSVMESISVGFKSKLLRQIVILKTTGDEGLFPDLRPELKRWDTAFDHQKARTTGVITPKAGFDPEYDQALNGIKECEGNLQDYLVRQKKRLGCKNLSYWGTGRNRYQMEVPDSVSERSIPEEFEVRSTKKGWKRYSTKEIEHMFSELQGWEDKRDASLKDCMRKLFYNFDKNYRDWQTAVECMSVLDVLLSLSRYSQSGNGPMAKPNIVLPGSSPHCSPFLDLRGSRHPCVTKTYFGDDFIPNDICIGCPSSEEEGSENKKALAPCVLVTGPNMGGKSTLMRQCGLIVILAQLGCYVPAESLCLTPVDRVFTRLGASDRIMSGESTFFVELSETASILLHGTTHSLVLLDELGRGTATYDGTAIASAVVKELSQRICCRTLFSTHYHSLVEDYAQDSAVKLGHMACMVENECDEDPSQETITFLYKFISGACPKSYGFNAARLAAIPEEVIQSGHCKAREFERSTLALRIFKKVCSFAEDPSASYEQLARLVQLTGNLY
- the msh6 gene encoding DNA mismatch repair protein Msh6 isoform X2, with protein sequence MAKQSSIFNFFTKSPPAVAKTKSNPSPAEADLPSVSKSSSFPKEAAKQAAQSSKKSVGNSSSSSFSFHAGDLVWAKLEGHPWWPCMMVPQPLTGQQMRGRGQDQRVHVHFFDEPATRGWVRTKYVREYKGSDSADAKVGGLFYSGKPVIRKALELADRVLQDSPDQRLKMPICMDASDEEAEDEEMMEAEKSTLSDDELSEEEVQMAKPSRRSLRPAAEHAQKPKRRRIVVASDSEGSGEEFKPDQAETSSEDEDEDGVVSDVEENAPESEPDSPVKPVKRKRVSEKTAKTKNTPVHSEIHKSNPVILAADTKSRLSAFSAPDSFESQGNAAGNLDATGVWDHEKLDWLQDGKRKDAQRKRQSDKNYDPTTLYVPEDFLNRVTPGMRRWWQLKSEMFDTVLFYKVGKFYELYHMDAVIGVNELGLTFMKGTWAHSGFPEIGFGRFSDVLVQKGYKVARVEQTETPEMMEARCKAMARPTKFDRVVRREVCRVITRGTQTYSVLDGAPSEAESKYLLSVKEKNQEENLGQCHVYGVSFIDSSVGRFYVGQFQDDRHCSRLRTLLAHYVPAQVLIEKGNLSAETQKIFKTSLSSAMHESLNAGSQFWDAQKTLKTLADEDYFKESREEGGSSGSDLPKVLKAMTSESDSLGLTPKEGYELALSALGGCIFYLKKCLVDHELLSMANFQEYVPVDVEIQQSENESNFFAQTHQRMVLDGVTLANLEILQNSSTGGTEGTLIEQLDTCCTPFGKRLLKQWLCGPLCNPASINDRLNALEDLMAVPAQATEVTELLKKLPDLERLLSKIHSMGTPLKGKDHPDSRAVLYEETVYSKRKIADFLSTLEGFKSMQEIVSVMESISVGFKSKLLRQIVILKTTGDEGLFPDLRPELKRWDTAFDHQKARTTGVITPKAGFDPEYDQALNGIKECEGNLQDYLVRQKKRLGCKNLSYWGTGRNRYQMEVPDSVSERSIPEEFEVRSTKKGWKRYSTKEIEHMFSELQGWEDKRDASLKDCMRKLFYNFDKNYRDWQTAVECMSVLDVLLSLSRYSQSGNGPMAKPNIVLPGSSPHCSPFLDLRGSRHPCVTKTYFGDDFIPNDICIGCPSSEEEGSENKKALAPCVLVTGPNMGGKSTLMRQCGLIVILAQLGCYVPAESLCLTPVDRVFTRLGASDRIMSGESTFFVELSETASILLHGTTHSLVLLDELGRGTATYDGTAIASAVVKELSQRICCRTLFSTHYHSLVEDYAQDSAVKLGHMACMVENECDEDPSQETITFLYKFISGACPKSYGFNAARLAAIPEEVIQSGHCKAREFERSTLALRIFKKVCSFAEDPSASYEQLARLVQLTGNLY